One Spinacia oleracea cultivar Varoflay chromosome 4, BTI_SOV_V1, whole genome shotgun sequence DNA segment encodes these proteins:
- the LOC110779259 gene encoding uncharacterized mitochondrial protein AtMg00810-like, giving the protein MGEGLELILLLNGERITKRNTQRMNAVEDCIYHKFSGSKHIFLVLYVDDILIASYDIGLLHEIKRFLSNKFEMKNLGEASFVLGIEIHRDRSRGILGLSQRNYIERILKRFGMQDYKPGDIPMAKGDKLSLDQCPKNDFQRTKHCMLTYRRSSHIEIIGYSDSDYDGCQDSSRSTSGYVYLLAGCAISWKSSKHELIATSTMEA; this is encoded by the exons ATGGGGGAGGGTTTGGAGCTTATATTACTCTTGAATGGAGAAAGGATTACAAAGAGGAATACTCAAAG GATGAATGCAGTTGAAGATTGTATATACCATAAGTTCAGTGGGAGTAAGCACATTTTCCtggtcttgtatgttgatgacatattgATTGCTAGTTATGATATAGGTTTATTGCATGAAATCAAGAGATTTCTATCGAAcaagtttgaaatgaaaaatCTTGGTGAAGCATCCTTTGTATTAGGAATTGAGATACATCGAGATCGTTCTCGAGGTATTCTTGGATTATCACAAAGGAACTATATCGAAAGGATTCTCAAAAGGTTTGGCATGCAAGATTATAAGCCAGGTGATATCCCTATGGCTAAAGGAGACAAGTTAAGTCTCGatcaatgtcccaaaaatgatttTCAGAGAACAAAACACTGCATGCTCACATATAGGAGGTCAAGTCATATAGAGATCATTGGGTACTCCGACTCTGATTATGATGGATGCCAAGACAGTTCTAGATCCACTTCAGGCTATGTTTATCTGCTTGCTGGATGTGCTATATCCTGGAAGAGTTCTAAACATGAACTTATAGCAACCTCTACTATGGAAGCATAG